The sequence ACGCTGCTCATGGAACTGTCCGACATCCGTCGACGTCTGGGAGGTCTTATCGGTTACGATACGGTATGTGTGCCGCTGGTGTACACGCAAGTGGTGACGCTGGTGTTGTATTCCTACTTCACGGCCGCCATTATGGGCAGCCAAATGATTCCCACGTACGACGAGAAGACCCACACGTACATGGAGCTGGACGTGTATTTTCCACTGTTTACCGCTCTGCAGTTCGTATTCTACGTTGGTTGGTTGAAGGTTGCCGAAGTACTGATCAATCCATTTGGCGAGGATGATGACGACATCGAACTGAATTGGTTGATAGACAGACACATCAAAGCTTCATACATGATCGTGGATGAAATGCATGACGAACATCCGGAGTTGCTGAAAGATCAATACTGGGAAGAGGTAGTACCGAAAGATTTGCCCTACACGGTAGCGTCCGAACACTACCGGCGAGAAGAACCGAAAGGCTCGGCCGAGCACTATGTCGTTAAGGAGTCGGAAGCAGTTTATGCTAACATCGGTGGAGGGAAGCGAGCTCCGAACGAagaggtttatgctgattatgTAAGTTCATAGGTTTCAGAAAGCGCCAGCGAGAGTGACGGCTCAAATTGTTTCTGTATTACAGGAAAGCGTGGATACTCCGATGGCTGAACGACGCAAAGGATGGTTCGGACGACAAATCACAAGAATCTCGATGCGTAGCTCATCCACTGCGTACTCGTCTGGTGGTTTGTTCAGCCGTAATCGACACAACTCGGTTTATTCTAGTCCCGAAGCTGGTCTTACGCAACCGATCACCGCCGGTGCACCCATGCAGAAGATCAGTTTCTACGATAAGTTTGTCAACCGAAAATCTGGTCGCAATCCAAGGCAAATTGTTAAACAAAGTAAGTTTATCATGTATGTGTCATGTGTAGTGTGTATCGAAAggtatttttcttcaatttcaaaTAGATTCAAAGATTAGCCTAAATGGATCCGTGATTTCAAATGTGCCACCGAAGGCTCGTCCTCGCATTCCCACACCCGACGTTGctaaagacagcaaaacgcatccACTAGCTGGGATCACTACTAACTCTGCACAGTTGGAGAAAACCTCCAACATCGCATCAGGAGTAGCCTTGATGGCTACACAGGTACGATTCACATTACATCATTACATTGTCTACCATCCAATAACTGTTCAAAACTCGTTTCTCTACAGCTGGCCAATAATCCGTCCATTTATCCAGCGACGACAGCTACCACGCTGAACAATAGCGACCTACCAGTAGTGGGAACGCTCCTGCTGGCTCCCATAAAGGAACTTGATTCCAGCTCAGTCACCAATACTCTACACGCTGGTCAATCAGCGACGGCGGCTCTGGCCAAGTCGATTTTGCCATCCAACATCAAAAGTTCCGGTAAGAATTTTGTACTTAATGTCAGGTTCCTCCTCAGAACACTAACagcttttctttttttgttttctcctcAAATTCAGTATCCACCTTTGCCAAAGACGGCAAAATGTCACCGACAAGAAAAACCAACGCACTAAGTGCCAACACGGTCATCATGCTACCCACCACCAGTGCCAGTGGCATGAGTGACAGCACGGACAGTGGACCTACAACGGTCCCGGCCGTTTCCGATGCCATCCCCATTGCGATCACGTCGATACCGCTCACGTTTACCGTGACGCCGGTAGCCGAGGTCAGTGCCAATACCGGTACCATCATCACCGAGTTGCCATGTGACGACAGTGTCGGGGTCAGCACCGTGACACTGAACAATGAGAAAAAAGGACCACCAGGCTCCGAACCGTCGTCATCCGCCACATCCACACTAAGCAAGCGGAAACCCAAGCACAGTGAGGTCTACGTGTGAGTGGCACCAGGTCCGTCGTTTTACTGATTTTGGTTTTATGCAACATATTTTAATCGTATTTAGGAGATTTTTCAATTGTACTAGCATTCCGCAGACGATGTGTACGCTGTCAGGTGTTCTCTCACCTGTACGTACGTACACAGTGATAGGAAACAAAACATTATAGAACAGCAGTTAGCACTTGTTCAAATACTACGAAACTGATGATACGCtacaaaacattgtttttaaaacAGCATTTCCATTTACTTGCGCTGTGTAGGTTTTTATAATTGTGTAAATATGTTTATTATTTTACCTTGACGATGAGCATAAAGTCGAATGCAATTTTATTCAGTTGAATTGACCGTAGAAAAATTTAGTACCACTGTTAAATACAAAAATGTTTTAAGCATCAAGAAGGCAACGTTAGTTCACTTCCAATATCCGAAAGCTCTAAGGTTTAAAACATAGCGGATCACTCCTTGGATACAACGTTTTCGATTTTGCGAATGTGTACTTGGGAATAAGTTTGGAATAaagaaaattataataaaattcgttaaaaagGAATCAACTATGTTTGGTCAATGTGAACTACATGGGTAAGTATTGTCCCAGGTCATCAAAAGGAGTGGCTTTTTCGTGGGCGGTGAGGGTGATGTTGCCGAACAGAATGAAAGAAACATAGAAGAGTACATGTTGTGGAAAAAGggggtatgggaacgaaatgtctAAGAACGAAAAAGATCTGTAACCTTTGGTTACAAGAGTTTATTGTTGGCTTCGCCACAATTTCAAAGTATAGCTGTAAATGGCTCATCCTATTCCCAAATTCCATGACGGTGTTCCCCCGGTGTGTGAGTAATGTCCAAGTctacaaaaaatttgaattttacaggtgacttaatccatcatacgatgtaattcataaagacctaatttgtcaaatgacagaaaaatttatttgtaatgacttaatgttagatgagcttgaattttactggtttcgactgtaacttgcgttctgctagaaggtgcgactgtatgaattcaaatgcaccttttaccggccaagcagatgcatgcttctgtggctcagtcgattaacagacgtacttgcgatccaatgattctcggctcaagtcgcggcggttgctatcagtattctttttttttttatttcaatgaatttcatggcatggagttttagacacaatattaaatgttcttcgacgtaaatttgtgtgaactgcgacgctccatttatgtgcatctaataagatgtaaaatcacagggttttttttaggtGTGTAGATTCACGTCTCAGACGGGTGGGTCACTCATTACGGAAGAGCACATAGTGCAGCAGTGTGAGGAATATGTCGCGCCACATGCTGTCAGTTATTGTTGTCACCCACAGATGGGCTGCCAATGTTTGACAGATGTATGGTCAATATCCGGGAGTTCCGTAGCGAAATAATAGGTTTCGCCGAGTTAATCAAGCTTTAATATGTTCAGTATCGAGCATTTGGGGCTCTTTTCCGTACAACCTTCAGCGAAATGCTGAAGTGCGCGCGAGTAATAAATCGAATATGATTAAAATTGTTATAACCGGCTTTAAGTTGGTGTTGGCGGAATACAGGGCTAGAATTGTATCCAAATGTATTTCACCGGAGACATGGCAACAACTAATATCTCAAGTTGTCCGGCATCAATAACACAAGCTGTCGGCCATCAAGACGATTATTTCGACCGTCACCAAATCCACTGCGAGAAATCCACGTTCTTACTGTATCGCTCGTGAATCAATGAATTAAGGTTCCGAGAATCAcccaggttgctgtcagagaagagctgctaaatgtcactatcaactagcaacttcgcacgacgaagattggaaagcttatgtcactggactgctgccaactaggctctaccaatcatcatatcacgccttttttgagaacggccaataaggcacctgtcaacttccactttcgaaagaaattgcaagcgagctatgaaagataaaGTATTACAtgtaacaccagacgaaagagaaatcttttctctgccgtttactattatgacttactctcagcgagtgccaaATCactcgaaattactcttcaaagtgaatgttgatggatggcttattggccgttctaaaaaatGGCgtgatatattgagtgtcttgaagccgatctgtcataacttaaattctcctaatattacactcaccatgacgctcattgattgccgatgcgattgatattatcttcatttctcctgtcactaacaaaaataaactccgaagtccgatgactttttgaaaagaacaatgaactttatcaatttatgtacgTACTACTGAGTTAAACCTGCTTCgtaataattcaaaattcaagaaagttttaaaacctgctttacATAAAAATCAATTGTATTTCGTCCTTTTGTttgtattttgaaatttatttgatataaATAAATGCCACGGTAGATtatcaaaatggcggatttcttgatgcaaattacacttaaggagcaagactccttgcatgcgtatgagtaatgtcaacaatgtgtgcgtaaaaacaaattccggtgcTTCTTTTCctcattttaatcaataaatcttccgtatgattgaaaaataaaccaatcattttTTCTGCCTAAAATTGCAATGCAAaagaagcgaaaatcttagtctaaaacacttccgttttccttaaaactgctcgagaaaaattatttcagtttcagcttactttcactaacacatttgattagcaactaaCACATTCCTAAATTGATTTccccttgcagaaattattgcgatataaagattcacgtaccttctataagtaaaccagcaaaataggaacctttaatttaacacgcgaaaggcaatggatatggcatgttgtcgtaaaaagaaaatatttagttttgtttattttgtgtagctgaatctaatacaaatgcattgaagcagtgttgctaacttttttgttAGGGAATTGaattctacattcataaaatgtaagcaattttccatcaaacgtacgTTGGTGAAaagttgatcaaaactgatatatcATCCAAAAAGTCTGGCTTTACATTCATTtgcgaataaattattgttaacaaAGATTgtatgaaactcaatcgtgcaagccactttgataaactggttgcactgcatacaTGAATACATACatctacactcaaaataataatcatgttatagttacgtgaaaagttatgtgaatattttccaccctacttttcacgtaggttttaatggactggcatttaaaagctgtttaatgcctaatccagtaaaagttacgtgtttcataggtaaaatgtaatgtactgttcatatcacatttacctatcagttcatatcaaatttagataccagataatcactattttatatattggttgaagtcaaaagggagatttcagatttttaatctatgaaatgaaaaataccatgaaaaataaaacatttatttcagaaaattagcatatattttcaatagcttaaaaagcaactaataacgtcgtggtatctcaaatcgaaaagcctccagaaatcgtttttgttgtcatcgccatccaaccgaagccgaaatcgagatccgagaactccccCAACACTACCAATGCAGTTTGATGGTTCATTAcacggttccagtgtctctagcttcatgccgattttgaactcgtttttcggcGGACCAGCggcatttgaagcattcggcaggagcgcgcaaacttccggactcacgcaggcactcggtccagttgaacacatggaaactttcatactggaatgatcCGGACGATGTagtgaaaaattgtaattaaataacatttctcgcaaatatttacactacttacactttgagggccactgttcgccattttcaaaatcgagtttttcacaatggaaattcacgtagattgtttgacgtttgatcaattcacgtaaaccttatgtgatgactctattcattttaggggatgttcgtataacattcattttcgtcacgtaaaatattcaacttgacatttgaaaccattttacgtgatttttcaagtgaatcgaacgtgaatttttatatgagtgtatgacatacgtaccaaataaaatatacgtaatacacaaattaccaacacaagttaacttggtttactcttgatccttaacatAAAAAGTTATAAATCCTATAGcccaccacaaacgaatttccagacatgacagtcacgatctttttttagcgcacatctacggtcctccgtgaaactggcaccaatggtgataaattggttgcactgctgagttcccatcatcgcattcataatgcaaatgtcaaaccgtgagaacctttttgatacgttagctcattaattgtatatattgaaatttcatggcacactttggtcgaaatgataacaatgaaattaatctcgcgctccaccaagcggtgaatgcggtcattttagaaggtaccgggaacgaaccagattttttttaaatatttgtaagcacatacatgtctttgtTATTTATCTTTGAGCCCACTAGGAATATATCATAAATATACTTTTAATCACACATTGACACGAAAGTAGTTTTGTGAGAGAATTGAATTAACAATGTTTAATTGTTTAATTCTCGCtctagttattttatttttgatgaGTTGTTCTTGCTAAGCTGTTAGACCATACAAAAGGTTTTATGAAAGCTGTGCGGTTCTAGACCACAActcatgtcgttttcgcttgatgccaaacctttccactctaactgctgttaaaccgtttgtttgaagccagtttcgaacctagtttcaacgttgttgcactgaaaatcgagtcattttcgaacctggtttttatatcaggtttgctcaaaccctcgttgctaagtgcgaaatcaaaacagtttcgtgaagagtgtttgtttgatgaaactaccctgggtcagtttcagttttctcaagcgaaaacgacattagttaccACGTTTCGCCTCATTCCGTGATcattaggttgctgtcagagtgaaagcgtcacgcgaagcgtctagacgcgcgtgcgagctagatgcatttgatcaaagcaaacctgtcagagtgaatgcgatgcgaaaacaatacatcgcattgaatcgcttcgcttcggtccgcgttccgcgctcactctggcaTCAACCTTAGATACCAGTGCATCTCCATCACAGCAAACGTTTGCGACGGTTGACATCttcatcattatcattattggaCTCAGTCGAGAAAGAACATTTTCGTGTAGGACTTTCCAGGAATTTAGAAATCACACAAATGTTGGTGATTCCAGGAACTCGGAAATGACACAAAAGCTTCAAaacgattttaaaacaattATATTACTTTTAGAAAGAGAAATTGATTATAGCTATCGTGAAATATAGGATGGAATGCATGaagtttccgaaatcgaaaaaaaaattaatgccaaatgtcttagaattgtctgAAGCTTCGAGATttgaattttcttaaatttttcttaaatttcgAAATCTATTGTCTTAAATTTCGAAATCTATTGTATTTTCTTAAATTTCGAAATCTATTGtctccaaaaaaaattgtttttttttaattttttaaatttcgaaatCTATTgtctccaaaaaaaaatttttttttttttaatttgaaacttCGATACCGAACATTTGTTTTTTGGattccaaatgtcttagaattgcataaaatatCGAGATCTAGAGATATCCCAAAGTTTAAGgcaattttaagatatttaacaacaaaaaaaaatttacgatttcggaaatttcaaagtcaagtcgatttttttcaaaaatatatttttcgagataacactagatctcgatgtttcagacAATTCTACGACAATTGGCATTAAAAAACGTAAAAGTTATTTttcaagatcggaaattttcagACTTTAACCGCCGGGCATATGCGATTTAGCTCAAGTTTTGCATAGGGATTTtggaaaattatacattgttcgttatttattaaagtTTCGACCACCTACTATctcaaaaatatagttttatctATTCGAATCGATGCAACCTAACCACTGTTGacacatttttttgtattttgaattcgcaatCCCATATAGAATTCAAacagtagtcctacgtcaaaacgtgCGATATCAGTGCAGTGTTCTACGTACAAATATCTACGCACTGCAGGGAAACCTTCCCAATGGCTTttagaaaatctaatttttACTCTTTAAGAGATTCGCAGGTTTGCTCTCGGAGAATTAGATCTTTGGTAGGTCCAAGTGTACATCCACAATCGTGAAACAAGTAACAAACAGTCGTCGCTAAACCGCCGTATTCAAAATGACTGTAAAATTGCATTTTCATGTATATCAATGATAATGATTATGGCaagatttcatcggatttttgtAGCAGTATAATACTAATCTGAAACTTAATCTAATTTAAATAGTTTTCCCGGTCGCCTCACCTCACTACGGCACTGATTCTTAGCCTAGCtatatatatattcaaattATATATTAATAAATTGACTCGTTATTCATACAGaacatattttattcaaacatcAAAAGAAAGATCATTATGAATACATCTATTTTAAAATATAATCCTTTAAGCATAATAATTGGACTTGAAATGTCTGAACGATGCCTGTTCAATATAAACTTCAAGATTAACCAGTTTACTATTGGAGGTGTGGCTTAAACCAATTGTCAATCCCGACAAGGGTAGAGCTTTCATCAAACATCAATACGCTATAATGTACTATTCAGACGGTCcgtcttcttccgtcaccgtcaccggaacgttagCTTCAATCATAATTAGTTtgatactttctttaccggaacgtagcatggcgaaagaccatgctgatgctgcttctcagataggatattcaTAGGAACTgtatcaaaagcccccttgatatctagaaaaactgataccatttgttctttacgagcaaattccattgaatttctgttgagagcaacgcaagacgtTCGTTTCTTTGCCCctacggaaaccaaattgtgtatctgaaagcaagccattagtctcgacccagtTGTCTAGACGAGAGAGAATCATTTGAATGGTGACCACTTTCAcgtgtctccagtcgtgtgggacaaaatTACCCtaaaggaacttgttgaataaattcaacaagcgccttttgacaGGGTCagccagatttttcaacaagttgtatTTGTTTGTCTagtcccggagctttattgttacacgacaaaagtgcaagtgtttcgtttgtattcgaggtCGCGACGTGGGAGATCTTCTGGTCCAGAACAGAGTCGGGAAATTTTttatagcgaaatcgaatacccagcggttagaatattcctctctttcgttcgtggtgtttttgttgcgcattcgtcgagctgtgttccaaagatcgatgtttcttttgttaatccgtcaacaaactggCGCCAGTCACAGCGTTTCTTTGCTTTcattaagttcttcatttgcatgTCTACTGCCGTGTAATTCCGGTGTCCCATTTTGTCTAAACTTTTTGAACGCTGAAGTTCTTTCCGCGTTCTGTTATGAGCACTagttgtcccaccacgggttgggaggacggatgttagttttggCGCCGGGTcatgtttcgtctgagcttgaatcgcggtatcgagaatcaaaccagccaaaaacgtgtaatcTTCCTTCATAGTAAGTTCTTgaattgtttctagtttcttagACATCGAATTAAAATTtcatccaatcaatatttcgtgtgaggtcatacgaaacattgattgtatcCGATGATCTTAATCCGCAGACAATTGAACAATTTACGATAGGGTGATAATTGCTACCATGAGGATCAGGGATCAcattccacgtgcaatccaaccgtagcgatgtcgagcaaagggataaattcagcgcacttggtcttgctggtggtgcaggaatccttgtcatttctcccgtattcaaaaaTTGTTATATTGAAGTTTTCGCAAATATCAGATAAATTCAGCGAATTTATCTGATCTTTTATCGTTGTGAAGGCAACCCCATCCCAtatcgtgtgagttaaagtctctcaaaaccaacgtcggtgcggggaGGAgatctatgatatcactgagccgccgatgtccAACCGAGGAACTTGAGTATTGGTGGAAGCAATTCAAAGATCCTTGCCTTTAATGGTAACATAACATGCGACAACTGCAAtatctggtaaattttctgattgctctttagggactttcgggggttcttAAGTCGTAGGGAGTGGTGAAAATTATTGCTCAAAATTTAATTTCCAagacctggagcttttttctccggattttgccatcacttccagttgttttaattttttgagaccCACCAGAAGACACCTTCTAACCCTTAAACTCTTAAACCCAATTTGGTGTTTTGTCTTTATTACACAGGTTTAACCTTGCGATCATTCAACTCTTAGgcaaatatgtgaaacacattaGTACAAACGCctatcgaaaaaaaagtatAGATTCACGATTGTACAAATCTGTTAAACAAACCCCGTGCCAAACTATTGATATTTGCTACATGTAAGAAGGATGTTCCGGGTAAGTTGGAACTATTGTTCGAAGAATGTTTCACACATgtcatcatttttttcacaattggaAATCTAAACAACATTCATTCGAAACTTAAACATTGAGATTGGTTTTTCTCTAAATCAGAGCGACACGCATTAACGAGTGGACAGGAGATATTTTAATAGGAAGTTACCACTTTTCGGCACAATCATCAACACCCACATTCTAATTGCAAAAAGAGTAACTAGACACCGTCCAGCCTGTATAGGCCATCACGTATTCTCAAATCTGACCGCAAAATATTTGAGCTTCGTTAGTTGGGGATGATGGGGCATTTGAGTAAACCGGGAAATGTGAATTAAACCTACGACTTATCTGAATTCTgcgtttttatttgaattttttaattgtctTGTTAGTTGATTGCATACGCACGATATAATGAATATTTTACATCACTATAAAATTGCTCAAATCGCTTTATACAATCTAGCCCCGAATGCCACTATCACCCCTTTTGAGATTCTACCAACATTGCAACGATGTTGACTGCACATGCTATTTACTCTATAGTCGCTACAAATGGATTTAATTCACGCCTCGGTACGATCAATTTAGACATACAGATACTCGCACGGCTCACATTAAGTAAGCAGCGCGGACTTGATGCTAACTGGTTACCGAGGGATTAACCGCAATAAATCATTTGATCGCGTGATTGATTACGAAATGTAGTGATTTTTCAATTACTTAATTCCTACTTCTTGCGCTGTTGTTTGGTGGTGCTTTCGGAATCGATATTTCGAACTAGAAATATTGACCCTTATTAtgagtatcacttcacggtggaaatcaagtgaagtgaatgtagatccttattacgaaa comes from Malaya genurostris strain Urasoe2022 chromosome 3, Malgen_1.1, whole genome shotgun sequence and encodes:
- the LOC131435133 gene encoding bestrophin-4, yielding MTISYSAEVPNGSNFGCFWRILWKWRGSVYKAIWRELLAYLCVYYTLNLTYRYGLSEEGRRVFERIRNYCGQQRENVPLSFVLGFYVSLVVKRWWEQYRLLPWPDTLALFVSAAIQGHDETGRLMRRNIMRYMVLAYVITLQKISLRVKRRFPTWQHLVDAGLMLESERKIFEIMDSKSPMSKYWMPLVWATNIINRARKEELIPSDHIVQTLLMELSDIRRRLGGLIGYDTVCVPLVYTQVVTLVLYSYFTAAIMGSQMIPTYDEKTHTYMELDVYFPLFTALQFVFYVGWLKVAEVLINPFGEDDDDIELNWLIDRHIKASYMIVDEMHDEHPELLKDQYWEEVVPKDLPYTVASEHYRREEPKGSAEHYVVKESEAVYANIGGGKRAPNEEVYADYESVDTPMAERRKGWFGRQITRISMRSSSTAYSSGGLFSRNRHNSVYSSPEAGLTQPITAGAPMQKISFYDKFVNRKSGRNPRQIVKQNSKISLNGSVISNVPPKARPRIPTPDVAKDSKTHPLAGITTNSAQLEKTSNIASGVALMATQLANNPSIYPATTATTLNNSDLPVVGTLLLAPIKELDSSSVTNTLHAGQSATAALAKSILPSNIKSSVSTFAKDGKMSPTRKTNALSANTVIMLPTTSASGMSDSTDSGPTTVPAVSDAIPIAITSIPLTFTVTPVAEVSANTGTIITELPCDDSVGVSTVTLNNEKKGPPGSEPSSSATSTLSKRKPKHSEVYV